The Mauremys reevesii isolate NIE-2019 linkage group 1, ASM1616193v1, whole genome shotgun sequence genome has a segment encoding these proteins:
- the LOC120394322 gene encoding olfactory receptor 52R1-like, with product MSGSNTTDFINPSTFILLGIPGPEVAHVWIAIPFCTMYTIAVLGNFTILFVVKREQSLHGPMYYFLCMLAVTDLVLSTSILPKTLSIFWFNSREIDFSACLTQMYFLHCFTGMESGIFVAMAFDRYVAICDPLRHSTILTNHVVAKIGLAVVLRGGIFVLLYPFLASQWPYCRTNIIPHTYCEHIAVVKQACADIRVSIYYGVFLIVSGMGLDMFFITVSYIQILRAIFSLPTKDARLKTFETCISHLCAILAFYIPALFSFLTQRFGHNVPQHFHVLMANLYLLVPPMLNPIIYGVRTKQIWDRLLRLITHKGT from the coding sequence atgtcaggtTCCAACACAACTGACTTcatcaacccctccaccttcattcTGCTGGGTATTCCTGGCCCGGAGGTGGCCCATGTCTGGATCGCTATCCCTTTTTGCACCATGTACACCATAGccgtcttggggaacttcaccatcctgttcgtCGTGAAGAGAGAGCAAAGCCTgcatgggcccatgtactatttcctctgcatgctggccgtcactgacctggtcctgtccacgtCCATCCTGCCCAAAACACTGAGTATTTTCTGGTTCAATTCaagggagatcgatttcagtgcctgcctcacccagatgtacttcctTCACTGCTTCACAgggatggagtctgggatcttcgtggccatggcttttgatcgctacgtggccatttgtgatcccctgagacattctaccatcctgacaaaccatgtggtggccaagattggcctggccgtggtgctgcgcgGCGGCATATTTGTACTGCTCTATCCCTTCTTGGCTAgtcagtggccatattgcagaaccaacatcatcccccacacaTACTGCGAGCACATAGCAGTGGTGAAGCAGGCCTGCGCTGACATTCGTGTCAGTATTTACTACGGTGTCTTTTTGATAGTCTCTGGAATGGGTCTGGATATGTTTTTTATCACCgtgtcctatatccagatcctcagggccatattcagcctccccacaaaggacgcccggctcaagacttttgagACATGCATCTCTCATCTCTGTGCCAtcttagccttttacatcccagcTCTTTTCTCCTTCCTCACGCAGCGGTTTGGCCACAATGTACCCCAGCATTTTCATGTTCTCATGGCCAACCTGTacctcctggtgccccccatgctaaaccccatcatttaTGGGGTGAGAACCAAACAGATctgggacaggctgctccggctcattactcataaagggacctaa